One genomic window of Serinus canaria isolate serCan28SL12 chromosome 4, serCan2020, whole genome shotgun sequence includes the following:
- the LOC127059577 gene encoding uncharacterized protein LOC127059577: protein MQRCACSGDCTCSGVSAVETAHAAVCLQCWLRMQRCACSAGCTCSGVPAVETAHAAVCLQWRLHVQRCACSGDCTCSSVPAVETAHAAVCLQCWLHMQWCACSGDCTCSSVPAVETAHAAVCLQCWLHMQRCACSGDCACSGVPAVLAAHAAMCLQWSGSPAVQNAAAVKQKGANLPPRK from the exons ATGCAGCGGTGTGCCTGCAGTGGAGACTGCACATGCAGCGGTGTGTCTGCAGTGGAGACTGCACATGCAGCggtgtgcctgcagtgctggctgcgCATGCAGCggtgtgcctgcagtgctggctgcacaTGCAGTGGTGTGCCTGCAGTGGAGACTGCACATGCAGCGGTGTGCCTGCAGTGGAGACTGCACGTGCAGCGGTGTGCCTGCAGTGGAGACTGCACATGCAGCAGTGTGCCTGCAGTGGAGACTGCACATGCAGCggtgtgcctgcagtgctggctgcacaTGCAGTGGTGTGCCTGCAGTGGAGACTGCACATGCAGCAGTGTGCCTGCAGTGGAGACTGCACATGCAGCggtgtgcctgcagtgctggctgcacaTGCAGCGGTGTGCCTGCAGTGGAGACTGCGCATGCAGCggtgtgcctgcagtgctggctgcacaTGCAGCGATGTGCCTGCAGTGGAgtggcagccctgcagtg CAAAATGCAGCCGCCGTGAAACAAAAAGGGGCCAACTTGCCCCCCAGGAAGTAG